A window from Chaetodon trifascialis isolate fChaTrf1 chromosome 5, fChaTrf1.hap1, whole genome shotgun sequence encodes these proteins:
- the LOC139331705 gene encoding protocadherin alpha-2-like → MYVRRQKEHAWIHIVTLLCLCSCSASQISYSISEEVNKGTVVGNIAKDLNLNVQDLENRDIQIVSGHKKKYFDVNLRTGNIFVDERIDREEFCPNTVKCYLKLQAVLNNPMTAHRVEVNVLDINDNSPVFIEQSHIFNITESLSPGERYLLPIAEDADIGSNSVKNYKLSQNEHFSLDVQSGGDHGVSAELVLQKALDREKEPVIRLVLMAVDGGKPPRSGTLQLTINVLDVNDNTPTFSRSLYKVRVSENTTPGTRVIKLNATDLDEGMNSKILYSLIKRGNSDPSNIFDLNSETGEITVKGTLDYEETAAYEVRVQAMDQGTSPRSAHAKLLIEIIDVNDNAPEISVTSLMTPVKEDAELGTIVALVTVSDKDGGNNGVTNCKVDGSVPFKLKSNYKNDYSLVVDGPLDRENTSVYNVTITATDEGSPPLSSVRVITVHVSDVNDNAPRFTESVINVYVKENSPVGSVIYTIHAFDPDLESNAKLTYTLLDSSAKNIPISSVININSETGDIISLQSFNYEELKTFHFKVQATDSGVPPLSSNVTLNVLILDENDNSPTILAPYSEHGSVNSESIPYSAEAGYFVAKIRAVDADSGYNALLSYHLSEPKGNNLFRIGTSTGEIRTKRRMSDNDLKTHPLVVLVSDNGEPSLSATVSIDVVVVESTADIQTQFRHVPVKEDSFSDLNLYLLIAIVSVSLIFLLSLISLIAVKCHRTDGDFSRYSAPMITTHPDGSWSYSKSTQQYDVCFSSDTLKSDVVVFPAPFPPADAELISINGGDTFTRTQTLPNKEKVGHLS, encoded by the coding sequence ATGTATGTGCGACGACAGAAGGAACACGCCTGGATTCATATCGTTACgctgctttgtctttgttcctgctctgcctctcagATATCTTACTCCATCTCCGAGGAGGTGAACAAAGGCACCGTAGTTGGGAACATCGCAAAGGATCTGAACCTCAATGTACAGGACTTAGAAAACAGAGACATCCAAATCGTATCGGGCCACAAGAAGAAATATTTTGATGTGAATTTGCGGACCGGGAAcattttcgttgacgaaagaATAGACAGAGAAGAGTTTTGTCCAAACACGGTAAAATGCTACTTGAAATTACAGGCTGTTCTTAACAATCCCATGACTGCACATCGGGTCGAGGTAAATGTTTTAGATATAAATGATAACTCTCCTGTTTTCATTGAGCAATCGCATATATTTAATATCACTGAATCATTGTCACCGGGAGAGCGATATCTTCTCCCAATAGCAGAAGATGCGGATATTGGAAGCAATTCAGTGAAGAACTACAAGCTGAgccaaaatgaacatttctctCTCGATGTGCAGAGCGGCGGAGATCACGGTGTGTCTGCTGAGTTAGTGCTGCAGAAAGCTTTAGACCGAGAGAAAGAGCCAGTTATTAGACTCGTTCTAATGGCTGTAGATGGAGGAAAACCTCCGAGATCAGGAACATTGCAGTTAACTATAAATGTATTAGATGTCAATGATAATACGCCGACATTTAGCAGATCTCTTTATAAGGTGCGTGTGAGTGAAAATACTACTCCAGGGACACGTGTAATTAAGTTAAATGCAACAGATTTAGACGAAGGCATGAACAGTAAAATCCTGTATTCATTGATCAAACGAGGAAATTCTGATCCATCAAATATTTTTGATCTAAATTCAGAAACAGGAGAAATCACTGTCAAGGGAACATTAGATTATGAAGAGACGGCTGCTTATGAAGTTAGAGTTCAAGCAATGGATCAAGGCACCTCTCCTCGTAGTGCACATGCTAAACTGCTGATAGAGATTATTGATGTGAACGACAATGCCCCAGAAATATCTGTGACGTCACTCATGACACCAGTAAAAGAAGACGCAGAACTGGGGACAATCGTTGCTTTGGTTACAGTCAGTGACAAAGACGGAGGAAACAATGGTGTAACTAACTGTAAGGTCGATGGATCTGTTCCGTTTAAACTCAAGTCCAACTACAAAAATGACTATTCATTAGTAGTAGATGGACCACTGGACAGAGAAAACACTTCTGTTTACAATGTCACCATTACAGCCACAGATGAAGGAAGTCCACCTCTGTCCAGTGTGAGagtcattactgttcatgtTTCTGATGTCAATGATAATGCGCCTCGATTTACGGAGTCTGTGATTAATGTTTATGTGAAAGAAAATAGTCCAGTAGGCTCCGTTATATATACGATCCATGCCTTTGATCCTGACTTGGAAAGTAATGCAAAATTAACTTACACATTGTTAGACAGTTCTGCAAAAAATATTCCGATTTCATCAGTGATAAACATCAACTCAGAGACTGGAGATATAATCAGTCTGCAGTCTTTCAACTATGAGGAGTTAAAGACGTTTCACTTCAAAGTTCAGGCCACAGACTCTGGTGTTCCTCCgctcagcagcaacgtgactCTCAACGTTTTAATcctggatgaaaatgacaacagtcccACGATTCTCGCGCCATATTCTGAGCACGGCTCCGTTAACAGTGAGAGCATCCCCTATTCTGCTGAAGCGGGATACTTTGTGGCAAAGATCAGGGCTGTAGACGCAGACTCTGGATACAATGCGCTGCTCTCTTATCACCTGTCTGAGCCCAAAGGAAACAACCTCTTCCGGATCGGAACCAGCACCGGAGAAATCCGGACTAAGAGGAGAATGAGTgacaatgacctgaaaactcaccccttggtggtgttggtgtctgATAACGGAGAACCCTCCCTGTCAGCTACTGTGTCTATTGACGTGGTGGTGGTTGAGAGCACAGCTGACATCCAGACTCAGTTCAGACATGTGCCCGTAAAGGAGGACAGCTTCTCGGATTTAAACCTGTATCTGCTGATCGCCATTGTGTCGGTCTCACTCAtctttctgctcagcctcatCAGTTTAATAGCTGTCAAATGCCACAGGACAGACGGCGATTTCAGCAGGTACAGCGCCCCAATGATCACCACCCACCCTGACGGGAGCTGGTCTTACTCCAAATCTACTCAGCAGTATgacgtgtgtttcagctcagacacGCTCAAGAGTGATGTAGTGGTTTTCCCCGCACCGTTCCCGCCTGCAGATGCAGAACTGATCAGTATTAATGgaggagacacttttaccaGAACTCAGACTTTACCCAACAAAGAAAAGGTAGGCCATTTGAGCTGA